The window aaatttttaaatccttttttaaaatgatGTCTTATTTTATTCTCATTACTCCCATATTTGAAGCAACAATCCCCTAAAATAGGTGGAAGAAAATTCATCAATTatattagactatattgagaaaACATTTCCTTTTCTTCACATCTCAAGAAAGTGgaaaattgtactaatttctcaaaatccgtcatcggaatagccttctaataaagagatgtgttttttttaaacgttaattaaaattattttttattgggatcaaatcttggactcccaaatatgtgatccctcacctcaagggTTACAGGAAATTGGACTCCTaaatttcctagattccgtCGTAGGACTTTATCTAAAGAAAAcggtataagttattagaaaagattgattaggaaaaccttatgaaattatagattaaattttgaaagtaTTAAATGTAGGGAGTACATAAATCTCAAAAGTACATAGCCCTCAAAGAAGAttggatataaccaaaataatgttGCATATATCATTTAGAGTCTTGCCATTCTTCAAAAGCAACGACGTATCCTTTGGTGGTTGCGCCAACTTATCTTGGCAATCGTCAATCCCTATCATAGCACCAGAAGTTACAATATTGACACCGTTAAAGTCACCAAGTGCCAAGTctttttgggcattttcaatATCAACAATAGCTTCGTCATAGCTCTCAGCACAAGTCGAATATCGTTGCTTAAGTTGAGGATTGAGGGTGGTTTTTGCTAGTGAGCTGGCTAGGGTCAAAGACTTGCGAGCATTTGTATGGGCGAAGTTTAAGGTGTATACAGCCAAGTCTTTTAAATCTGTAGTGCCTGCAACTTTCAACACACTTGAACAAAATGGTGGATTTGAGGTTTTTTGACAGATGATGGAAACGACATCAGTAGATGATGCCACGTTGTTAGGGAACAAAAGAACTCCAATGAGAGAGACAATAATGAGACAAGAGTTATTGgccattttaatttctttgttcttaCCCAATACTGTGTCCTATGGGTCATTTgattaatacatatatatagatgaaatttagagaaatatttttttttcttagggAGGAGAAAAGGTAGTTGCAATTACATAATTAAAGCCTCCTTTagtcttttgttttgtttgtttgttttttttctatttgttgtttttatcttaaaaaagaataaccaaaatcaattcATGAATAATCACAATTGTCATTTTTTTGACATAATTACAACTAAGatgtgttttatttatttatttatttatttattattattattttgaaaagaaatagctaagatgttaaaatttgaattttttttcaccATGTATGGCCAAAAACTTGGTGTAAAATGTAAGTATACCCGTCAAGTTAATTATAAAGTAGTAAAATGGTAATTAAGAAATCAATATCGTCTTCTATAGAGAAAAAGTGTTCTAATTGAGTCTAACTATTCAAgaattttttggattttatttaaGGAATGAAATTTAGATGAtagtgttttttaaaataatgaaacataaggaaaaaaaaaacaactattGTCTAAGCACCAAATCCAAAAATAATTTTCCATGGAGAATTTCTAAGTGAAAATTTACCTGGTCGATAGAAATACACAATCAAGTGAAAAAATATTACAGCCTTAAAAAATGTAACTTTTGTTGACAGTTAACAATATGCATATACAACAAAGTTCGCAATACGATACAAACCAAGAAATTAGAATTTAATCAAATGAAGAAGTTGAAGGGATGCAGTATTTGGAAGTTGAAAATTTATTTGAACAACTCAAAggccataaaattaaatattgtgacatttcatttaatattttaattagtataaatatGGTTGTAATTTCCACATTTAAAATAAGAATTAAGatgaatgaaatttaaaaattctaaattgtAGAATTTTGTTTGTGTGTGTTCTTGTGATAGAATTCATGAATATTTGGAGCATCCAAGTGAGAATTGATCTGGCTTGCTTGTGGAGTGCTTTGAAGATTAAAGGTTGATGGAAATTTCTAACTTTGTCTAATCCTTTGGTTTGTTAGATCATCTAAGTAATTTGAATCTAACCTATATCTTAGAGGTTGAAATCAAATTGGTTTTGGAGCTGTTGAAGTTGTTTTCTTTGAGTCTTGTTCTTTAACATGATTCTTAGATCCAATGTCCAGGGTTTCATATCATAATACCTCTCATTAAATGGGGACTATGGGAGAAGATTagatataactaaaataatactACATACAACATTTAATGTCCTCCCATTCTTTTGGAAGCAATAATGATGAATCTTTTGATGGCTATTTAAAGCTATCTTAACCGTCGTCGACCACTGTCATGATGCCATAAGTTGTCATATCGACACCATTGGAATCTCTAATGGCCAAATTACTTTTAGCATTCACATTATCGCCCACGGCCTTCTCGTTGCTCTCGTAGCAAGAGAAATATTAGTTTTCAAGTTGAGAATTGGTCATCGTTGTTACAAGAGATTTGGCCAAATTTAGAGATTTTTTTCCATTTGCACATGTAAGTTTGAGGATGAAAgttgtaacaacccaactccttataccgACCCGAAGTTATTACTAAAGGTAAAACACATGATTTAAGccataaagtttagttaaaacgaatcaaacttcagaattttatttaagaaaatcaaATCAGGATAATATGGAAAAtttaaataatgttaaaatcatactcgggccctatctacttttaaaaaaatgaaatagtaaataaggaagaaaataaaactcaagtacaaaatatctaaaatggggtaagcggaagcagaaatccctatggctcgctacggtcacttctggtcgctcgccagcttgcctttgttCCTACCTTGGCCTCTatctgaaaaacatgacatggagagagtgagtataaaatactcagtaagggacccactactagtcccactaggttcctgttagcttcctattagagtcctgtaaatggtacccaatctctggcacgttcccgaacacgtgtaacatgcgctcccgtaggaacgaaaatctggtcttcggtgtcccagGGGAGCACCTaagacatactggtctgtagtgaacccgggggtaacactaagacaatcgggatgcgaggaccccgtcgagccactcgaatcatatctatatccatgctagactggcgtcccgtcggacaaCACAgccctaaataggtggtgatctcgaaggacacccatgcaggtacgactctaataggctaagctaacaagtaccctaaccataacatacatgcaCATAGCGTCATCATGTAACCAGACCAGTCAAATCGCCATTTCACAAaccatcacaatatccaacatacaATTACAACAAGTCACAACATCACAATATCATACCATCATGCAACCACATCATCAAacacatcatgctctcattaattacatgtgtTATGCAGTCTAATCTTTATCACGCATAACTGGAGCTGTAAGGGGTCCCATGGTTCTAATCACAGAACTAGTAGTAGAactctcttacctggagatttgctcaactaGCCCTAACGGCTAGAAAacgtgctttccaagcagcgagaTCCTAAATGTTTAAAACACCAAAACTCTTAATTGAATCACCAAATGACCCAAGACCAAACAAATGTGGTTAGGACAACTTACCCTAGGTAGAGGTTGTAACGCTTGCCCTTGCTGAAGAAGTCCAACGCTCCAAGTCAATTGGTCCACGGCGTTCCTTAAAAggaataatttaattttgttcaaattaaattatttagatgAAAGTTTCAAATCTTGGCTGGGTGTGAGAAACAATTTTGACTCACCAAAGTAGGTGAAAAGGAACCGGAGCAGACTGGCGGCTCAAGAATAGGTGGATCGGCTCGGCTAGAGAAGTaggaaccggctcggcttgaagaCTGGGATCGGCTCAGACACGATGCAGACAGGCGCGGCATGGAGGGAAGCGGCTCGGCTACGACGcggacgcggctcggcttgagcGCAGGTGCTGTGCGCGTGTGGACGCAGATCGCTCGGGTCGCGAGGTGGAGGCTCGGCCGGGTCGGGTTTACGCGTGAACGGGGCGCAGGGCGATCTGGCTAACGCCGCGGCTTCGACGGTTGACTTTAGCAGTGCTCGGCGACGGCTTGTAGACGGATTTCGGCTGACGAGACGCGGCGACTTCCGATCCGCGAAGGCGACGACTTGCGGACGAGGGAGTTTGGCTGGTGAGACGCGGCGGCTTCCCATCCGCGAAGGCGACGGCTTGCTGGGCTGCGCGGCTTCGAAGCTCTCGACTCGACGCGGCGGCGCAGGACGGACGAGGGAGTTCGGCTCGGGGGTTACGGCTGGGCTCTCGTACAAGTTGGCTGGAATCCGGCGGCGGCGCGGCGGAGCTAGGGTCGGCAGCGACTAGGGTTTCCaaacaatttcttttattttttttcttccaaaatttctcaaggtttctctctcttgttttcttttccaaaaagaaaatttatttttcgtACACGGGTCCCAATGCTTATTTAAACCCACTTACTCtaccttctctctctttcccaAATCTCATTAAATCccccctttttctctctttattttttttttagaaaaagaatctttctttcttttccctaATTAAATCCTCACCTCTCTCTCCTTAACCAACCAATTTTAATCTTTAACAACAAAACTTCACcaatttatttccaaataaaacaattaaaatccaaccaaataaaaaaacaccaaaccttaattaatcacaaatcaaaatgatagagttcctcaaataaattcgGATTTTTCCGTAACCAcacttaaataataataaatggaaatcaaatttgtcagggcgttacaatcttccccccttggaaaactttcgtcctcgaaagttctaatcctcgaacagctcgagGTACTGGGCTCGCATGTCCTCTTCtatctcccacgtggcctcttcaactccatggttccGCCAAAGGACTTTGACCAGAGAAATTTCTCGATTACGGAGCTTCTTGACTTCCCTTAccaagatctcgacaggctgctcctcctagctcaagttctcactggtttgcagtggctcgaagtccactacatgcgtcgggtctgcgacatacctcctcagcatggagacatggaatacatcataTACTGTAGAAAAagatgggggcaacgccaagcggtaagccacggggccaatccgcttcAGTATCTCAAACgaccctacgaagcgtggacttagctttctcttcttctcgaatctcagaacacccttcataggtacTACCTTCAGAAATACCATGTCTCCcacctcaaactcgagatccttacgtcgtacatcagcataactcttctgtctgctctgggctatCAGCATACgggctcggatcttctgtatggctgcattggtggtctgaactaactcgggatctagcatcctctgctcaccaacctcgccccagcagacaggggatctacagcacttaccatacaaagcctcaaatggtgtcatgtcgatggtagcctggtagctattattataggcgaactccatcaaattcaaatgggagtcccaactccctgaaaactctagcacgcaggctcgcagcatgtcttccaaaacctggttcaatctctctgtctgaccatcagtctgagggtggaaggtcgtgctgaagtctaacctcgtgcctaatgcaagctgaagtcctttccagatcttcgatgtgaaacgagcatctctgtctgaaatgatggatacgggtactccatgtagtctcacaatctctgtcatgtaCAACTGCctccacttactggcagtgtacgtggatttccctggcacaaAGTGGGCCGACTTCATGAGAGTgtcgacaacaacccagatcactgtatagccctttagggtcttgggcagtcccgtaatgaagtccatcgacacactctcccatttgcatcctggcacactcaagggttgtaacAACCTGGCTGGTCGCTGTTTAGGTGCCTtgacctgctggcacaccaagcacctactgacaaaatctgccacctctctcttcatgttccttCACCAATAGAcattccttaagtcctggtacatcttcgtacttccagggtgcatggtaaatggagaactgtgagcctcagtcaacagctctgtcttgactgcactgccttccggcacacacaaacgtccctcaaacataaggccatcgtcagaggatatggagaaatcctcaccttgccctgtctctaccaaacgacgcttctcgaccaagtaaggatcatttagctgagcaacgataatcctttgcctcaaggtcggctgcactgacaactgagccaactgtgaggcaacctctcctactgagactgcaatctcggctttCTCAAAATCTCTGAATAAGGGGACTTGCTTGATGAtcagtgctgctgaatgtgcgaccttcctactcagcgcgtcaactactacatttgccttacctgggtggtacagaatctcgcagtcatagtccttcaccaactcgagccacctcctctgtctcatgttcagctccttctgagtgaagaagtacttcaggctcttatggtcggtgaaAATTTGTATCTTATCACCatacaggtagtgcctccatattttcagtgcaaaaaccattgctgccaactccaagtcatgggtagggtagttctgctcatgactcttcaactgacgggaggcataagcaactaccttaccttgctgcatcagaacacagcccagtccctttttagaggcatcactatagatcacaaaacttcccgacccatcgggcactgtcagaactggtgcagtcactagcttcttcTTAAGTTCCTGGAAGCtactctcgcaagctgggctccagacaaaaggggttcccattctggtcaactgggtcaaggGGCTGGcgatacgtgagaagtcttccacaaACCTcttgtagtaacctgccaagcccaggaAACTACGAATCTCAATAACagtagacggtcgaggccaattggtaaccgcttcgatctttgctgggtccacagagactccctcactggacaccacatgtccaaggaaagataccttcttcagccagaactcgcacttggagaacttggcatacagtCTATTGGCttgaagagtctccaaaacttggcgtaaatgctcctcatgctcagccttAGTCTTGGAGTAAATTAagatgtcgtcaatgaaaattatgacgaacgagtctagaaagtccttaaacaccctgttcatcaagtccatgaacacCGCAGAGgcattagtcaaaccaaaagacatcacaatgaactcgtaatgtccgtatctcgaacgaaaggccgtcttagGAATGTCATTATCcctgatcctcaactggtgatagcctgatcgcaggtcgatcttagaaaagacgGTGGCTTTCTGCAACTGGTCGAataagtcatcaatcctgggcaagggatagcgATTCTTAAcagtcaccttgttcagctctctgtagtcaatgcaaaggcgcatcgacccatccttcttctttacAAACAACATTGGGGCttcccaaggtgacacactgggccggatgaaaccgttgtccagcaactcctgcagctggaccttcagctcctttagctcggctggagccactctataaggggccctcgagataggagcagtgcccggctctaactcaaTGGCAAATTCTATCTCCCTAGGAGGCAGAAGTCCTGGAAGCTCGTCGGGGAAAacatcagggtactcccttactacTTGTTCGGAGGACAAGGAAACTTCTGACTCTCTGGTgtctactacgcttgccaagatgccccaagtacccttgCTGAGTaatttactagccttcatggctgagatgaccttgggcaAACATACAATGCCTGCCCCCTTAAATTTGTAACTAGGCCCAGACGGAGGGTTAAAAACGACTTCTTTACCAAAACAGTCTATGCTTGCATGGTTAGCTGACAGCTAATCTATGCCTAAAATCACATCAAAGTCTTGCATGTCTAATACTAGTAGGGTCACATCTAACACGTGATtggctatctctacccgacatgcctttattttctCTTTAGACAACAAGACCTCCCCAGAcggagtagaaacagacaaaacactacccaacggttctacctctaaacccacatgctgaacgaaaacagaggatataaacaagtgggacgacccagagtcaaacaatacaaaagcataatgccccaagattggaagcgtacctgtcactgtaccagctcgctcggcctcctgacgggtagtggcaaaaactcttccctgctTGGAAGCAGAAGGTTGATGCGGTGTCGTCTccaagggtttccgaggacatgCGTCAGCGGtatgccccggctgtctgcatgGGAAGCAAACCCCGCTCCCTaacaagcaacgacctccatgcACTCTCCCACATCTCCCACAAGGAGGTAGCTCCCTCAACGTCCTCCCTGCAGCAGCTAGCTCCTGACGATGCCGCTGGAAGACGCCTCCTAACCTCAAGTCTCGCTGTGGTGCCAGCGCAGGCTGCGGCTCCGCCTTCTTCTTCTGACCAAGGCTCGACCCCCTActggcagccttagacgaattagctctctcatgcaggctcaaatccagtgctatgcgtagtgCGTCTGCATGAGTGGCTGGTCGGAGGGCTCGAAcgatgccctgaaggtctagtctgagacctctaacgaatttctcagtcctagcagcctcatcccttaccacatcaggAGCGAAACGGGATAGCATGTCGAACtcgcgtcgtactgctccacggtcatgttgccttgctccaagtttatgaatacttgcagcttggcgtgcttcatgTTGGTCGAGAAGAACTTAGcgtagaagttctccttgaactgctcccaggttatcttgctgacgtcgccccccagcatcctctcagcagtctcccaccaggcggtgcccctatcctccaagaagaaaactgcacactgcaccttctggtcttctgggcacttcatgtaccgaaagatagtctctatggacgtcaaccacatttgggcctttgtggggttgtccatggatccgtcgtAAGTCTTAGagttatacttcctaaagtctctcaaATGCTTGGCCTCAGTCGACAGTTGAACTGGCACGGGCTGAGCTTCCACCGGGGCTGGAGGAATGACGGTctggtcctgaacaggggcgacctggttctgctgggcagCAAGGAAAGGCGctagagcagcttgcagcatgtccttataacgctgctccatcgcggcgagattcGGCTaggtgaccggtgcgttagggTCGACCGCCGGCACAGCGGGTTGCTCCTTCGGTTGGCCACGActggctcctctgcctcccctaccaccttctcagcgtgcacctctacgtggcggcattctccctaaattTAACCAGTAAAAACTTTCACCACAAGAACATGACACTCAAACTTCTAAGCTTAGTCTATTCAGGCAAGAttataatcttaacattagcaaggctttgagacatacctggcgagtgacgaaggaccgtatagccatagggttaaaataaaaacaaacaaaacaagaCCTACctcgtaagtcagtctacagaacctaaaacactgggctctgataccaactataacaacccaactccttatactgagccgaagttattactaaaggtaaaacacatgatttaagccataaagtttagttaaaacgAATCAAACTTCAGAATTTCATTTCTGAAAATCAAATCAGGATAATATggaaaatgtaaataatgttaaaatcctactcgggccctatctacttttaaaaaaatgaaatagtaaataaggaagaaaataaaactcaagtacaaaatgtttaaaacggggtaagcggaagcagaaatccctatggctcgccacggtcacttctggtcgctcgccagcttgcctttgcccctacctcggcctctacctgaaaaacatgacatggagagagtgagtataaaatactcagtaagggacctactactagtcccgctatgtgcctgttagcttcccattagagttctgtaaatggtacccaatctctggcacgttcctgaacacgtgcaacatacgctcccgtaggaacgaaaatctggtcttcggtgtctcgggggagcacctaggacatactggtctgtagtgaacccggggtgACACTAAGTCAATCAGGATGCGACCGTCGAgccactcgaatcatatctatatccatgctagactggcgtcccgtcggactacacagccctaaataggtggtgatcttGAATGACACCCATGCAAGCATGACTCTAATAGGTTAAGCTAACAAGTACCCTAACCGTAACATACATGCACATAGCGTCATCATGTAACCAGACAAGTCAAATCGCCATTTCACAAACCATCACAATATCTAACATACAATTCAACAAGTCACAACATCACAATATCATACCATCATGTAACCACATCATCAAacacatcatgctctcattaattacatgtgtTATGCAGTCTAATCTTTATCATGCATAACTGAAGGTGTGAgcggtctcatggttctaatCACAGTACTAGTAGTAGAactctcttacctggagatttgttCAACGAGCCCTAACAATCAGAaaatgtgctttccaagcagcgagaTCCTAAATGTTTAAAACACCAAAACTCGTAATTGAATCACCAAATGACCCAAGACCAAACAAATGTGGTTGGGacaacttaccctaggtcgaggttgtaACGCTTGCCCTTGCTGAAGAAGTCCAACGCTCCAAGTCAATTGGTCCACGGCGTTCCTTAAAagatataatttaatttagtccaaattaaattatttagattaaaGTTTCAAATCTTGGCTGGGTGTGAGAAACACTTTTGACTCACCAAAGTAGGTGAAGAGGAACCGGAGCAGACTGGCGGCTCAAGAGCAAGCAGATCGGCTCGGCTAGAGAAGTAGaaatcggctcggcttgaagacTGGGATCGGCTCGGACACggcgcagacaggcgcggcGCGGAGGGAAGCAGCTCGGCTACGACGCCGACGCGGCTCAGCTTGGGCGCAGGTGCTGAGCGCGTGCGGACGCGGGTCGCTCGAGTCACGGGGTGGAGGCTCGGCCGGGTCGGGTTTATGCGTGAACGGGGCGCAGGGCGATCCGGCTAACGCCGCGACTTCGACGGTTGGCTTTAGCGGTGCTCGGCGACGGCTTGCAGACAGATTTCGGCTGACGAGACGTGGCAACTTCCGATCCGCGAAGGCGACGGCTTGCGGATGAGGGAGTTCGGCTGGCGAGACGCGACGGCTTCCGATCCGCGAAGGCGACGGCTTGCTGGGTTGCACGGCTTCGAAGCTCTCGACTCGACGCGGCGGCGCGGGACGGACGAGGAATTTCGGCTCGGGGGTTGCAGCTGGGCTCCCGTACAAGTTGGCTGGAATCCAGCGGCAGCGCGGCGAAGCTAGGgtcggcggcggctagggtttccaaacaatttcttttatttttttttcttcaaaaatttCTCTAGGTTTctctttcttgttttcttttctaaaaaggAAATTTATTTTTGGTACACGGGTCCCAATGCTTATTTAAACCCACTTACTCtaccttctctctcttttccaaATCTCATTAAATCccccctttttctctcttttttttttagaaaaagaatctttctttcttttccctaATTAAATCCTCACCTCTCTCTCCTTAACCAACCAATTTTGATCTTTAACAACAAAAC is drawn from Cucumis melo cultivar AY chromosome 11, USDA_Cmelo_AY_1.0, whole genome shotgun sequence and contains these coding sequences:
- the LOC127143970 gene encoding pectinesterase inhibitor-like, which gives rise to MANNSCLIIVSLIGVLLFPNNVASSTDVVSIICQKTSNPPFCSSVLKVAGTTDLKDLAVYTLNFAHTNARKSLTLASSLAKTTLNPQLKQRYSTCAESYDEAIVDIENAQKDLALGDFNGVNIVTSGAMIGIDDCQDKLAQPPKDTSLLLKNGKTLNDICNIILVISNLL